In uncultured Methanobrevibacter sp., the genomic window ACATTTGCTGAAGCAATCCCTTTTTGAACTCTTCCATTTTTTGGATTTGAGATTGGATTAAATCAATTTTTTTATCTAATTTTAAAAATAGATTTATATATTTATTTTGTTCATTAATGGGAGGTAGAGTTAATTTAACTTTTTTAAAGTCTTTCCAATACAAATGAATTATTGTAGATCCTTGTGTTAATTTTGAAACTTCTTTTATTAGATTATTTGTAAAATAATAAGCAAAGAATTTATTATTAATAATATTTTCATTTTTATTTCTTAAAATGGTAATATCTCCACCTAATAATACATCTTCTTCTAAAATTACGCTAGCCGTTACTAAATCAACACCAGTAGTTGTTGTTGAAGAAGGAATTAATATATCTCCAGGTTTAGATAGAACACCTTCATCATAATTAGTTTTGCTTTTAACATCATGAATTATTTCAGCATATGTTGTATACAATTCTCCATATAAAATACACTTATTTGATCCATTTTCATCTAATTTGTCCTTTGATAATCCTGTTCCTTTTTTAGAAGCATATAAATCAGATAATTTATAGGTTAACCAATTAGAATTTTCTTTTTTAAATTGTAATTTTTTTGCTCCTTCCTTGAAAATTTGTTGCAATAAACCTTTTTTAAAATGTATG contains:
- a CDS encoding restriction endonuclease subunit S yields the protein IHFKKGLLQQIFKEGAKKLQFKKENSNWLTYKLSDLYASKKGTGLSKDKLDENGSNKCILYGELYTTYAEIIHDVKSKTNYDEGVLSKPGDILIPSSTTTTGVDLVTASVILEEDVLLGGDITILRNKNENIINNKFFAYYFTNNLIKEVSKLTQGSTIIHLYWKDFKKVKLTLPPINEQNKYINLFLKLDKKIDLIQSQIQKMEEFKKGLLQQMFILNLKFNCF